GAGCGTGCTCGTCAACAATGATGATCTCTCTACCGAGGAGGAGAAAGGACTCCAGGAGGGAGGCCTATCGGTCTTTGGGGGTTTCTTTACGATTTGCGCCTTGAGGATTGTTGGACGGATCTTTCGGTTTTGAGTTTTGATCGCCCGGGGTTGCGGTCCCTTTCGAATCCGGAAGGGTGACGATGATCTCACCCGGCTTGGCCAATTTGATTTCCTCGCGGGCGACGCGCTCGATCCCCTGCGGGCTTCGCAATTCG
The window above is part of the Terriglobia bacterium genome. Proteins encoded here:
- a CDS encoding cell division protein FtsL — translated: MLSHPRRLVSAAVVILSILILLSAVFGQHGYMALRKQQEELKQAEQERERARAEQLRLKKELDELRSPQGIERVAREEIKLAKPGEIIVTLPDSKGTATPGDQNSKPKDPSNNPQGANRKETPKDR